A genomic window from Methylorubrum extorquens includes:
- a CDS encoding TRAP transporter large permease, with translation MSTAAIGFLYAGATLGAMLSGIPIAFALGFVALAFMYAFMPAASLDTVAQNVYEEMASITLLSIPLFILKGAAIGRSKAGQDLYSAMHAWMHRIPGGLGIANVFACALFAAMAGSSPATCSAIGSAGIPEMRRRGYSPGFAAGIIAAGGTLGILLPPSITMILYAVAAEQSLGRLFLAGIGPGFLLVVLFASWSVFRFRSEFAAAKLAYERTGAQHPILKEDSYSMRERFSTLPRVLPFVVLLTGVMVALYGGYATPSETAGLGGLLALALIAVIYGVWRFRDLDPILTATLRESTMLMLIIGMSLLYAYVMSYLHISQAAAQAIVAMQLSPWLLLATILALVIALGFFLPPVSIILMTAPIILPPLKTAGFDLVWFGVVMTITMEMGLIHPPVGLNIFVIKNIAPDIPLKDIIWGTLPFVILMGIAIVLLCLMPGIALWLPDLLLPTTR, from the coding sequence ATGAGCACCGCCGCGATCGGCTTCCTCTATGCCGGGGCAACGCTGGGGGCGATGCTCTCAGGGATTCCCATCGCCTTCGCGCTCGGCTTCGTAGCGCTGGCCTTCATGTACGCGTTCATGCCCGCCGCCTCGCTCGATACGGTGGCGCAGAACGTCTACGAGGAGATGGCCTCGATCACGCTGCTCTCGATCCCGCTCTTCATCCTGAAGGGTGCGGCGATCGGGCGGAGCAAGGCGGGTCAGGATCTCTACTCGGCGATGCACGCCTGGATGCACCGCATCCCCGGCGGGCTCGGCATCGCCAACGTGTTCGCCTGCGCGCTGTTTGCGGCGATGGCCGGCTCCTCGCCCGCCACCTGCTCGGCGATCGGCTCGGCGGGCATTCCGGAGATGCGCCGCCGCGGCTACTCGCCGGGCTTTGCTGCCGGGATCATCGCCGCGGGCGGCACGCTCGGCATCCTGCTGCCGCCCTCGATCACCATGATCCTCTACGCGGTCGCCGCCGAGCAGTCGCTGGGGCGCCTGTTCCTGGCCGGCATCGGGCCGGGCTTCCTGCTGGTCGTGCTGTTCGCGAGCTGGTCGGTGTTCCGCTTCCGCTCCGAGTTCGCGGCGGCCAAGCTCGCCTACGAGCGGACGGGTGCGCAGCATCCGATCCTCAAGGAGGACAGCTACAGCATGCGCGAGCGTTTCTCGACGCTACCGCGGGTGCTGCCCTTCGTGGTGCTGCTCACCGGCGTCATGGTCGCGCTGTACGGCGGCTACGCCACGCCCTCCGAGACCGCCGGCCTCGGCGGCCTGCTGGCGCTGGCGCTGATCGCGGTGATCTACGGCGTGTGGCGCTTCCGCGATCTCGACCCGATCCTCACGGCGACGCTGCGGGAATCGACCATGCTGATGCTCATCATCGGCATGTCGCTCCTCTACGCCTACGTGATGAGCTATCTCCACATCTCTCAGGCGGCGGCTCAGGCCATCGTCGCGATGCAGCTCTCGCCCTGGCTCCTGCTCGCGACCATCCTGGCGCTCGTCATCGCGCTCGGCTTCTTCCTGCCGCCGGTCTCGATCATCCTGATGACGGCGCCGATCATCCTGCCGCCGCTCAAGACCGCCGGGTTCGACCTCGTCTGGTTCGGCGTGGTGATGACGATCACCATGGAGATGGGGCTGATCCACCCGCCGGTGGGTCTCAACATCTTCGTCATCAAGAACATCGCCCCCGACATTCCGCTCAAGGACATTATCTGGGGCACCCTGCCCTTCGTGATCCTGATGGGTATCGCGATCGTCCTGCTCTGCCTCATGCCGGGCATTGCCCTCTGGTTGCCGGACCTGCTCCTGCCCACGACCCGGTAA
- a CDS encoding TRAP transporter small permease → MSHAFDAASAAAETHKAAEVRVPGLLGVIDRTTRRLNHVILVCGGLALVAACLVLSYSVLTRYVFHEPTEWQDETAVFLIVGATFLSAAGVQAKRGHVAIEALTGLLPPGVNRVRLIFVDIVGLAFVTFFAWKSWSLFHEAWEDGQISQSTWGPPLWIPYLLMSAGMSLLAFQFVLQIAEAVLYGPRAAGWAKPKIGMGADLNRDMHDRPDVTPEGPDPMGQTTRNPAPVRPIKTTGGKA, encoded by the coding sequence ATGAGCCACGCCTTCGACGCGGCCTCGGCGGCTGCCGAGACACACAAGGCTGCGGAGGTCCGGGTTCCGGGCCTGCTCGGCGTCATCGACCGGACCACGCGCCGGCTCAACCACGTCATCCTGGTCTGCGGCGGGCTGGCACTCGTCGCCGCCTGCCTCGTGCTCAGCTACTCCGTCCTCACCCGCTACGTCTTCCACGAGCCGACCGAGTGGCAGGACGAGACCGCCGTGTTCCTCATCGTCGGCGCCACCTTCCTGTCGGCGGCGGGCGTTCAGGCCAAGCGCGGGCACGTCGCCATCGAGGCGCTCACCGGCCTGCTGCCGCCGGGCGTCAACCGGGTACGGCTGATCTTCGTCGACATCGTCGGGTTGGCCTTCGTCACCTTCTTCGCCTGGAAGAGCTGGAGCTTGTTCCACGAGGCCTGGGAAGACGGCCAGATCTCGCAATCGACCTGGGGACCGCCGCTCTGGATCCCCTACCTGCTGATGTCGGCCGGCATGAGCCTGCTCGCCTTCCAGTTCGTCCTGCAGATCGCGGAAGCGGTCCTCTACGGTCCCCGCGCCGCCGGCTGGGCCAAGCCGAAGATCGGCATGGGCGCCGATCTCAACCGCGACATGCACGACCGCCCGGACGTGACGCCCGAAGGGCCGGACCCCATGGGCCAGACGACGCGCAACCCGGCCCCGGTCCGGCCGATCAAGACGACGGGAGGCAAGGCATGA
- the dctP gene encoding TRAP transporter substrate-binding protein DctP has protein sequence MTLNRRHLLAAGLAAPALLKLGSGPARAATTLKLSHQFPGGTVDEGDFRDRMCRKFAAAIKERSKGAMEVQVYPGSSLMKTNAQFSAMRKGALDLSLYPSPYAGGEVPEMNIGLMPALVSSYAQALAWKDAPVGRKLTEILDAKGIVLVSWVWQAGGIASRERPLLTPDDAKGMKVRGGSREMDLMMKQAGAATLSLPSNESYAAMQTGACDAVLTSSTSLISFRLEEISKALTSGRERSYWFMLEPIMMSKIVFSGLPKDQQDLVMAVGAELESFGQEGAKADDTRVEEVFGKAGAKVVQLDEANLGKWRDIARDTAWKDFANKNASCAELLKLAEKVG, from the coding sequence ATGACGCTGAACCGCCGCCACCTTCTCGCGGCCGGGCTTGCTGCGCCCGCGCTGCTCAAGCTCGGGAGCGGCCCGGCCCGGGCCGCCACGACCCTGAAGCTCTCGCACCAGTTCCCCGGCGGCACGGTCGACGAGGGCGACTTCCGCGATCGGATGTGCCGGAAGTTCGCCGCCGCCATCAAGGAGCGCTCGAAGGGCGCAATGGAGGTCCAGGTCTATCCCGGCTCCTCCTTGATGAAGACCAACGCTCAGTTCAGCGCCATGCGCAAAGGCGCGCTCGATCTCTCGCTCTACCCCTCGCCCTACGCGGGCGGCGAGGTGCCGGAGATGAATATCGGCCTGATGCCGGCCCTGGTCTCCTCCTATGCCCAGGCGCTCGCCTGGAAGGACGCGCCCGTCGGCCGCAAACTCACCGAAATCCTGGATGCCAAGGGTATCGTGCTCGTCTCCTGGGTCTGGCAGGCCGGCGGCATCGCGAGCCGTGAGCGCCCCCTGCTGACGCCCGACGACGCCAAGGGCATGAAGGTCCGCGGCGGCTCGCGCGAGATGGACCTGATGATGAAGCAGGCCGGCGCGGCCACGCTCTCGCTGCCGTCGAACGAATCCTATGCCGCGATGCAGACCGGCGCCTGCGACGCGGTGCTGACCTCCTCCACCAGCCTGATCTCGTTCCGCCTGGAAGAGATCTCGAAGGCGCTGACCTCGGGCCGCGAGCGCTCCTACTGGTTCATGCTCGAGCCGATCATGATGTCGAAGATCGTGTTCTCGGGCCTGCCCAAGGACCAACAGGATCTCGTCATGGCGGTCGGCGCCGAGCTCGAAAGCTTCGGCCAGGAGGGCGCCAAGGCCGACGACACCCGCGTCGAGGAGGTGTTCGGCAAGGCTGGCGCCAAGGTGGTGCAGCTCGACGAGGCGAATCTCGGCAAGTGGCGCGACATCGCCCGCGACACCGCCTGGAAGGACTTCGCCAACAAGAACGCGAGCTGCGCCGAGTTGCTCAAGCTGGCGGAGAAGGTCGGATGA
- a CDS encoding GntR family transcriptional regulator, producing MNQTQRLRQTIEDEIVEGRLALGARLDETQLAERFGVSRTPIREALLQLAATGLVETKPRRGMVVSAPEPGHLLEMFETMAELEAACGRLAARRLTPELEAELTGALAACARAAAAGDPEAYYGENYVFHTVIYRACRNDFLCGQALALHRRLSPYRRLQLRTRHRVAQSLTEHEAVVAAILASDGAAAADQLRRHVLIQGDGFSELVANLRALDHSAA from the coding sequence ATGAACCAAACTCAGCGCCTCAGGCAGACGATCGAGGACGAGATCGTCGAAGGGCGTCTCGCCCTCGGCGCGCGCCTCGATGAGACGCAGCTCGCCGAGCGCTTCGGCGTCTCGCGCACCCCGATCCGCGAGGCGCTGCTGCAACTGGCCGCCACCGGCCTCGTCGAGACCAAGCCGCGCCGCGGCATGGTCGTGAGCGCGCCCGAGCCGGGCCATCTCCTGGAAATGTTCGAGACGATGGCGGAGCTGGAGGCGGCCTGCGGGCGGCTCGCCGCGCGCCGCCTCACGCCGGAGCTGGAGGCGGAGTTGACCGGCGCGCTCGCAGCTTGCGCACGGGCGGCCGCCGCGGGCGATCCGGAAGCCTATTACGGGGAGAACTACGTCTTCCACACGGTGATCTACCGCGCCTGCCGCAACGACTTCCTGTGCGGGCAGGCGCTGGCGCTGCACCGCCGCCTCTCGCCCTACCGGCGGCTGCAGCTGCGCACCCGCCACCGGGTGGCGCAGTCGCTCACCGAGCACGAGGCGGTCGTCGCCGCGATCCTCGCCAGCGATGGCGCCGCGGCGGCCGATCAGCTCCGCCGCCACGTGCTGATTCAGGGCGACGGGTTTTCGGAACTAGTGGCGAACCTGCGGGCGCTGGATCACAGCGCGGCGTGA
- a CDS encoding carbohydrate porin — translation MSRRPFPGALPAALALTILAGSPALAQPTGRPVYEGAGGDPRISVSQPESTSQASGGYVRSIEPSLGPFGDPLGLRPLLKERGIEYSLTYIAETLGNPVGGIRQGAIVEDRLNLRLNLDLQRLAGWDGATMHANAYFIHGTGLSRYYVGNLIPASVIEALPASRLYVLWLDQQLFDGRLGIRVGQQAADTEFFVSQTATLFVNSTFGWPAITGLNLPSGGPAYPLASPAIRAKYVPGNGFSLQAGLYDGDPAGASRPGDDPEGQRLDRTGTNFRTRDPALVVAEATYAFNTQEGSKELPGDITLGGWQHFGRFESLRFDQTGLPLADPNSTGIGRPLRGNAGIYAIWDQTLYRESGKDDEGLGFFVRAAWSPTRSSLVSAYLDTGLAYKGLLPGRDDDTVGLSLAHARLSDDARRSDIDTIVLTGTAMPRRRAETVIEATYQAVVVPGFTVQPDAQLILHPGGGIANPRDPEGRRVRNAAVLGLRATVQY, via the coding sequence GTGTCCCGCCGCCCCTTTCCAGGCGCCCTTCCCGCCGCGCTGGCCCTGACGATTCTCGCCGGATCGCCCGCCCTGGCGCAGCCCACCGGGCGGCCGGTCTACGAGGGCGCGGGCGGCGATCCGCGGATCTCGGTGTCCCAGCCGGAATCGACGAGCCAGGCGTCCGGCGGCTATGTGCGCTCGATCGAGCCCTCGCTCGGGCCCTTCGGTGATCCGCTCGGCCTGCGGCCCCTGCTGAAGGAGCGGGGCATCGAGTACAGCCTCACCTACATCGCCGAGACCCTCGGCAATCCCGTCGGCGGCATCCGCCAGGGGGCGATCGTCGAGGACCGGCTGAACCTGCGGCTCAACCTCGACCTGCAGCGGCTCGCCGGCTGGGACGGCGCCACGATGCACGCCAACGCCTACTTCATCCACGGCACCGGCCTGTCGCGCTACTACGTCGGCAACCTGATCCCGGCGAGCGTGATCGAGGCGCTGCCGGCCTCCCGCCTCTACGTGCTGTGGCTCGACCAGCAGCTCTTCGACGGGAGGCTCGGCATCCGGGTCGGCCAGCAGGCGGCCGACACCGAATTCTTCGTCAGCCAGACCGCGACCCTGTTCGTGAATTCGACTTTCGGCTGGCCGGCGATCACGGGGCTCAACCTGCCGAGCGGCGGCCCGGCCTACCCGCTCGCGTCGCCCGCGATCCGGGCCAAATACGTGCCGGGCAACGGCTTCTCGCTCCAGGCCGGGCTCTACGACGGCGATCCGGCCGGCGCCAGCCGCCCCGGCGACGACCCCGAGGGGCAGCGCCTCGACCGCACCGGCACCAATTTTCGTACCCGCGACCCCGCCCTCGTCGTGGCGGAGGCGACCTACGCCTTCAACACGCAGGAAGGTTCGAAGGAACTGCCCGGCGACATCACCCTCGGGGGCTGGCAGCATTTCGGGCGCTTCGAGAGCCTGCGCTTCGACCAGACCGGCCTGCCGCTCGCCGACCCGAACTCCACCGGTATCGGCCGCCCCTTGCGCGGCAATGCCGGGATCTATGCGATCTGGGACCAGACTCTCTACCGGGAATCCGGCAAGGACGACGAAGGCCTCGGCTTCTTCGTGCGCGCGGCGTGGTCGCCGACCCGCTCCAGCCTCGTCTCCGCCTATCTCGACACCGGCCTCGCCTATAAGGGCCTGTTGCCGGGCCGCGACGACGACACGGTGGGCCTCAGCCTCGCGCATGCCCGCCTCTCCGACGACGCGCGCCGGTCCGACATCGACACCATCGTCTTGACCGGCACGGCGATGCCGCGGCGGCGGGCCGAGACGGTGATCGAGGCGACCTATCAGGCGGTGGTGGTGCCGGGCTTCACCGTCCAGCCGGACGCGCAACTGATCCTGCATCCCGGCGGCGGCATCGCCAATCCACGCGACCCGGAAGGCCGCCGGGTGCGCAACGCCGCCGTATTGGGCTTGCGCGCGACGGTTCAGTATTGA
- a CDS encoding TonB-dependent receptor family protein codes for MPSRQRAVPRAALSSTLLASGLALAAPALAEAPAATEGAATLSEISVSGTGTAAGSLTVPSVAAQRAAVNATVGSVAFVDAATFQNRYANTVRDVLKDVPGVFVQERYGQEMRLSIRGSGIARGFHVRGIELLQDGIPLNLADGSGDFYQIDPLSLRSVEVYKGGNALTFGATTLGGAVNFVTPTAYTALAPNIARIDGGSFNTLREHFQVSRISGPADVLISGTATNSDGFRDHETQRTRNVNANVGYQLAPGVETRFFLGFYDTDQKLPGSLSLFNALNNPRIANPAAITGNQSRKVTTERIANRTSFELEVGRLDIDSWAIHKNLYHPIFQVIDQDGWTYGVAPRWAGTFDLGGFRNDLILGLRAFAGINEARQFVNVAGFRGAQTLNARQSASNYEAYAENRFWFRPDMALMTGAKLFSSNRTFSDKGGLPTNPTARFANITYEGVNPKLGLMWQPLPDIQVFADITRSRDVPDFSDLVQMNALRTTFVPLEAQRAWTYEAGSRGRIDRLAWDVTLYRAELRDALINFTPNPGLNIPAATFNAPRTRHQGVEAAVTLDLATDLTGIGDRLAVTQIWTHNDFRFVGDPVFGNNRIAGVPVNVLRTVLGYRHPSGFHLAPTLDWVPQGAFADHANTLKVPGYALLGLQTGIDFANGVSLFVDARNLLDERYVSDISVVTNAATVAGGPVAFFPGNGRSVFGGVRASF; via the coding sequence ATGCCTTCCCGTCAACGGGCCGTGCCGCGTGCCGCCCTGTCATCGACCCTGCTCGCCTCCGGCCTCGCGCTTGCCGCTCCGGCCCTCGCCGAAGCCCCGGCCGCGACCGAGGGGGCGGCCACCCTCTCCGAGATCAGCGTCTCCGGCACCGGCACGGCGGCCGGCTCGCTCACCGTGCCGAGCGTCGCCGCGCAACGCGCGGCGGTGAACGCCACCGTCGGCTCGGTCGCCTTCGTCGATGCCGCCACGTTCCAGAACCGCTACGCCAACACCGTGCGCGACGTCTTGAAAGACGTGCCGGGCGTGTTCGTGCAGGAGCGCTACGGCCAGGAGATGCGCCTCTCGATCCGCGGCTCCGGCATCGCCCGCGGCTTCCATGTCCGCGGCATCGAGCTGTTGCAGGACGGGATCCCGCTCAACCTCGCCGACGGCAGCGGCGACTTCTACCAGATCGATCCACTGAGCCTGCGCTCGGTCGAGGTCTACAAGGGCGGCAACGCGCTGACCTTCGGCGCGACCACGCTCGGCGGGGCGGTGAACTTCGTGACGCCGACCGCCTACACGGCGCTCGCACCGAACATCGCCCGAATCGACGGCGGCAGCTTCAACACCCTCCGCGAGCATTTTCAGGTCTCGCGGATCTCAGGGCCGGCCGATGTCCTGATCTCCGGCACCGCGACCAATTCCGACGGCTTCCGCGATCACGAGACCCAGCGCACCCGCAACGTGAACGCCAATGTTGGCTACCAGCTCGCGCCGGGCGTCGAGACGCGGTTCTTCCTCGGCTTCTACGATACCGACCAGAAGCTGCCCGGCTCGCTCTCGCTGTTCAATGCCCTCAACAATCCCCGCATCGCCAACCCGGCGGCGATCACCGGCAACCAATCGCGAAAGGTGACGACGGAGCGCATCGCCAACCGCACCTCGTTCGAACTCGAAGTCGGGCGCCTCGACATCGATTCCTGGGCGATTCACAAGAACCTCTATCACCCGATCTTCCAAGTGATCGACCAGGATGGCTGGACCTACGGCGTGGCGCCGCGCTGGGCCGGCACGTTCGATCTCGGCGGCTTCCGCAACGACCTGATCCTCGGCCTGCGGGCGTTCGCCGGCATCAACGAGGCCCGGCAGTTCGTGAACGTGGCGGGGTTCCGCGGCGCCCAGACGCTCAATGCCCGCCAGAGCGCCTCGAACTACGAGGCCTATGCCGAGAACCGGTTCTGGTTCCGGCCCGACATGGCGCTGATGACCGGTGCCAAGCTGTTCTCCTCGAACCGCACCTTCAGCGACAAGGGCGGCCTGCCGACCAACCCCACCGCGCGCTTTGCCAACATCACCTACGAGGGCGTCAACCCGAAGCTCGGCCTGATGTGGCAGCCGCTGCCGGACATCCAGGTCTTTGCCGACATCACCCGCTCGCGCGACGTGCCGGACTTCTCCGACCTCGTGCAGATGAACGCGTTGCGCACCACCTTCGTGCCGCTGGAGGCTCAGCGCGCCTGGACCTACGAGGCGGGCTCGCGCGGCCGGATCGACCGGCTGGCCTGGGACGTGACGCTCTACCGGGCGGAGCTGCGCGACGCGCTCATCAACTTCACGCCCAACCCCGGCCTCAACATTCCGGCGGCGACCTTCAACGCCCCGCGCACCCGCCACCAAGGCGTCGAGGCCGCCGTGACCCTCGACCTCGCCACGGATCTGACCGGCATCGGCGACCGGCTCGCCGTGACGCAGATCTGGACCCACAACGACTTCCGCTTCGTCGGCGATCCGGTCTTCGGCAATAACCGCATCGCCGGCGTGCCGGTGAACGTGCTGCGCACGGTGCTCGGCTACCGGCACCCGAGCGGATTCCACCTCGCCCCCACCCTCGACTGGGTGCCGCAGGGCGCGTTTGCCGACCACGCCAACACCCTCAAGGTGCCGGGCTACGCCCTGCTCGGCCTCCAGACCGGCATCGACTTTGCCAACGGCGTCTCGCTGTTCGTGGATGCCCGCAACCTTTTGGACGAACGCTACGTCTCCGACATTTCGGTGGTAACCAACGCCGCGACGGTGGCGGGCGGGCCGGTGGCGTTCTTTCCGGGCAACGGCCGCAGCGTGTTCGGAGGCGTGCGGGCCTCGTTCTGA
- a CDS encoding SCO family protein has translation MATEPRPKPRTASPASQRGSTLILAAFALALVGIVGATVAFLPRGDRPSALSVVGGPFRLESSKGGTVDSQALKGKPFLVFFGFTQCPNVCPTTLADLGTLLDAFGAQGGDIQAYYITLDPERDTQAVMREYMASFTDRITGLTGTPQQIERVARDYRASMKRVPLPGGDYTLEHTLMVYMMDRDGGFAGPLDLNAGHALALKQLRKLVSDGRDT, from the coding sequence ATGGCCACTGAACCCCGGCCCAAGCCCCGCACGGCTTCCCCCGCCTCGCAGCGGGGGAGCACACTGATCCTCGCCGCCTTCGCGCTCGCCCTCGTCGGCATCGTGGGGGCGACGGTGGCCTTCCTGCCGCGGGGGGACAGGCCCTCCGCCCTGTCGGTGGTCGGCGGCCCGTTCCGGCTCGAATCCTCGAAGGGCGGCACCGTCGATTCGCAGGCGCTGAAGGGCAAGCCCTTCCTCGTCTTCTTCGGCTTCACCCAATGCCCGAACGTCTGCCCGACGACGCTGGCCGACCTCGGCACGCTACTCGACGCGTTCGGCGCCCAGGGCGGTGACATCCAGGCCTATTACATCACCCTCGACCCCGAGCGGGACACGCAGGCGGTGATGCGCGAATACATGGCCTCTTTCACCGACCGGATCACGGGATTGACCGGCACGCCGCAGCAGATCGAGCGGGTGGCGCGCGACTACCGGGCCTCCATGAAGCGGGTGCCGCTGCCGGGGGGCGACTACACCCTGGAGCACACGCTGATGGTCTACATGATGGACCGCGACGGGGGCTTTGCCGGACCGCTCGATCTGAACGCGGGGCACGCCCTCGCCCTCAAGCAGTTGCGAAAGCTGGTCTCCGACGGCCGCGACACCTGA
- a CDS encoding copper chaperone PCu(A)C produces the protein MRLHAVPAALLALGLAATNPVHAHDYKAGPLKIGHPWSRATPGGARVAAGYLTVTNTGTEPDRLTGGAVETAGRGELHTMSMEGGVMKMAPLADGLAIPPGQTVTLAPSGHHLMFLDLKTPLKKGERVKGTLRFERAGSVPVEFAVESLAAKAPEKGSEKGPEAHDHAGHDHGH, from the coding sequence ATGCGCCTTCACGCTGTCCCGGCCGCCCTCCTTGCTCTCGGCCTCGCTGCAACGAACCCGGTCCACGCCCACGACTACAAAGCCGGCCCGCTCAAGATCGGCCATCCCTGGTCACGGGCGACGCCCGGCGGCGCGCGGGTCGCGGCCGGCTATCTCACGGTCACGAATACCGGCACCGAGCCCGACCGGCTCACCGGCGGCGCGGTCGAGACGGCCGGGCGCGGGGAGCTGCACACGATGTCGATGGAGGGCGGTGTGATGAAGATGGCGCCGCTCGCCGACGGCTTGGCGATCCCGCCCGGCCAGACGGTGACGCTCGCCCCCAGCGGCCATCACCTGATGTTCCTCGACCTGAAGACGCCGCTGAAGAAGGGCGAGCGTGTGAAGGGGACCCTGCGCTTCGAGCGGGCCGGCAGCGTTCCGGTCGAGTTCGCCGTGGAGAGCCTTGCTGCCAAGGCGCCAGAGAAAGGATCCGAGAAGGGGCCCGAGGCGCACGACCACGCGGGACATGACCATGGCCACTGA
- a CDS encoding DUF1775 domain-containing protein has product MPRFCLSAPLRAALPLVLIGPGAVLGLVSPASAHAVLERKEATPNAAYRGVVQIMHGCDGRPTTRVSVTIPEGVTGAKPMPKPGWTIETVKSAYARSYPSFHGQVSEGVTRITWSGGSLPDEQIDEFTFFARISDAFAPGATITFPVEQDCTEGSYRWSEVPAENGSAQALKAPAPTVRIVAARGTAAQGTAAQATAAQAPATAAAKAGAIAIETPWLRATPGGARVAGGYVTLRNTGTEPDRLTGAAIPQAGRAEIHSMTTEGGVMKMAPVEGGLALAPGAGVALKPGGYHLMFLDLKDGLKAGETVAGTLTFERAGTVPVTFTVAPIGAQGPGAQGPGGAAPEADGHKHHH; this is encoded by the coding sequence ATGCCCCGCTTCTGCCTCAGCGCCCCTCTTCGCGCCGCCCTGCCGCTCGTCCTGATCGGCCCAGGCGCCGTCCTTGGCCTCGTCTCGCCCGCCTCGGCCCACGCCGTGCTGGAGCGCAAGGAGGCCACGCCCAACGCCGCCTATCGCGGTGTCGTCCAGATCATGCACGGCTGCGACGGCCGGCCGACCACCCGCGTCAGCGTCACCATCCCCGAGGGTGTGACCGGGGCCAAGCCGATGCCGAAGCCCGGCTGGACGATCGAAACCGTCAAGTCGGCCTATGCCCGGTCCTACCCGTCCTTCCACGGGCAGGTCTCGGAGGGCGTGACCCGGATCACGTGGAGCGGCGGCAGCCTGCCGGACGAGCAGATCGACGAGTTCACGTTCTTTGCCCGGATTTCCGACGCCTTCGCCCCGGGTGCGACGATCACCTTCCCCGTCGAGCAGGACTGCACCGAGGGCAGCTACCGCTGGAGCGAGGTCCCGGCCGAGAACGGGAGCGCGCAAGCCCTCAAGGCACCGGCCCCGACGGTGCGGATCGTCGCTGCCCGAGGCACGGCGGCCCAGGGAACGGCCGCCCAGGCAACGGCGGCGCAGGCTCCGGCTACCGCCGCCGCGAAGGCCGGAGCGATCGCGATCGAGACCCCTTGGCTGCGGGCAACGCCGGGCGGCGCGCGGGTCGCCGGCGGCTACGTGACCCTGCGCAACACCGGCACCGAGCCCGACCGGCTGACCGGCGCCGCCATCCCCCAGGCGGGCCGGGCGGAGATCCACTCGATGACGACGGAGGGCGGCGTGATGAAGATGGCCCCCGTCGAGGGCGGCCTCGCCCTCGCACCGGGGGCCGGCGTCGCGCTCAAGCCCGGCGGCTACCACCTGATGTTCCTCGACCTGAAGGACGGGCTGAAGGCGGGTGAGACCGTCGCGGGCACGCTGACCTTCGAACGGGCCGGGACGGTGCCGGTTACCTTCACCGTGGCACCGATCGGCGCGCAAGGACCAGGCGCGCAAGGACCCGGCGGCGCCGCACCCGAGGCCGACGGCCACAAGCACCACCACTGA